The following proteins are encoded in a genomic region of Streptococcus sp. 29892:
- a CDS encoding DUF1304 domain-containing protein translates to MSIFTTILASIVALEHLYIMYLETFATHSDSTSRVFNMTKDELQRKSVTTLFKNQGIYNGLLAIFLLYGIFTGNLEITTIFVLFVIGAAGYGAVTSSPKIILTQGGPAILALISILLFK, encoded by the coding sequence ATGTCAATTTTTACAACTATTTTAGCCAGTATCGTAGCTCTTGAGCATCTTTACATTATGTATCTTGAAACCTTTGCAACCCATTCAGATTCTACTAGTCGTGTCTTTAATATGACAAAGGATGAATTGCAACGTAAGTCTGTGACGACACTTTTCAAAAACCAAGGTATTTACAATGGTTTGTTGGCTATTTTCCTCTTATATGGAATTTTCACAGGAAACCTGGAAATTACAACTATTTTTGTCTTGTTTGTTATTGGAGCAGCAGGTTATGGAGCTGTGACATCTAGTCCAAAAATTATCTTGACCCAAGGTGGACCAGCCATCTTGGCACTGATCTCTATTTTGTTATTTAAATAA
- a CDS encoding DUF4097 family beta strand repeat-containing protein — MKELKPFTKICLSLLSLGAILSLIGYLAGGWTNMKFVAENYFQPQTASFSNIRAIEVNEKLSIMPSPDNQFHLHYYRNQHKDIDLLSHQVQDGKLSISSAFQGIISYDGLLEPILNLVNDQNISYYQPVLQVPKNSTIESLSGKLEGDLYLDKVTIQDLELTVEDGDMLIENSHVSFTHLSHLNGEVAINHSTLTSPKDISNTVGSSLRIEDGDFKAENLKLEGRHDISNYDGSIDISIHSQTKSDLYIDASQNNIRMELPTYSNTQANNYLFISTLDGELTIR; from the coding sequence ATGAAAGAGCTTAAACCATTTACGAAAATTTGTTTGAGCCTGCTCAGTCTTGGAGCCATTCTCAGCCTTATCGGCTACCTAGCTGGCGGTTGGACAAATATGAAATTTGTAGCAGAAAACTATTTTCAGCCCCAAACTGCCAGTTTTAGTAACATTAGGGCAATAGAAGTTAATGAAAAACTGTCCATTATGCCCTCGCCCGACAACCAATTCCACCTCCACTACTATCGAAACCAGCATAAAGATATCGACCTTCTCAGTCACCAAGTTCAAGATGGAAAGTTAAGCATTTCTAGTGCCTTTCAAGGTATCATTTCTTATGATGGTTTGCTCGAACCTATCTTAAATCTTGTCAATGACCAGAATATTTCCTACTACCAACCTGTCTTACAGGTCCCTAAAAATAGCACAATCGAATCACTTTCAGGCAAGCTTGAAGGAGATCTGTATCTGGATAAAGTGACTATTCAAGATCTTGAACTCACTGTAGAAGATGGTGACATGTTGATTGAAAACAGTCACGTCAGCTTTACTCATTTATCACACCTCAATGGAGAAGTAGCAATCAATCATTCCACATTAACAAGTCCGAAAGACATTTCCAATACTGTTGGCAGTAGCCTAAGGATTGAGGATGGGGATTTTAAAGCTGAAAACCTAAAACTAGAAGGAAGACATGACATCAGTAATTACGATGGCTCAATCGACATCTCTATTCATTCACAAACAAAATCGGACCTCTACATAGATGCCAGTCAAAATAATATTAGAATGGAACTGCCAACCTATTCCAATACCCAAGCCAATAATTACCTCTTCATCTCTACACTGGACGGAGAATTGACTATTCGGTAA
- a CDS encoding threonine/serine exporter family protein, translating to MEDTKELNLAIDVLMLAGAILLQSGAEIHRVEDTMIRIAKSQGIEAVNVLAIPAAIFFSIDHTNISRMKRIVNPVHDMQKVCQVNQVSRSLTAGQVSLNQALEELTSIRNQPLPYTQLQTILAAVLAAPFFTIMVGGNPLEAVATAFVTLVAFPCSLLIDRLIRIEFVSKFVGALIFSLLALLLANYTDLALNPNMINAGAVMPFVPGIAFTNAVRDLMTNHLNTGMTKIFQTLLVILSLGAGTTVALLIVG from the coding sequence ATGGAAGATACGAAGGAACTCAACTTAGCCATTGATGTGCTCATGCTAGCTGGGGCCATTCTCTTACAAAGCGGTGCTGAAATCCACCGTGTTGAAGATACCATGATTCGTATTGCTAAATCACAGGGGATTGAAGCAGTCAACGTTTTGGCTATTCCTGCTGCTATCTTCTTTTCTATTGACCATACGAATATCTCTCGGATGAAACGGATTGTCAATCCAGTGCACGATATGCAAAAAGTCTGTCAGGTCAACCAGGTTTCACGCTCCTTAACCGCTGGACAGGTCAGCTTAAACCAAGCACTAGAAGAATTAACCTCTATTCGCAACCAACCCCTCCCCTATACTCAACTTCAAACCATTCTTGCTGCTGTCCTAGCTGCACCATTTTTTACTATCATGGTAGGTGGTAATCCTTTGGAGGCTGTCGCAACCGCTTTTGTAACCCTTGTCGCCTTCCCCTGCTCCCTCCTGATTGACCGTCTAATCAGAATTGAATTTGTATCTAAATTTGTAGGCGCCTTGATCTTCTCCCTCCTAGCTTTGCTACTGGCAAACTATACAGATCTTGCCCTCAATCCTAATATGATCAATGCTGGTGCAGTCATGCCCTTTGTCCCTGGTATTGCCTTTACCAATGCCGTTCGAGATTTGATGACCAACCATCTCAATACCGGTATGACAAAAATCTTCCAAACCTTACTTGTCATCCTCTCCTTGGGAGCAGGGACAACTGTTGCGCTTTTGATTGTGGGGTAA
- a CDS encoding threonine/serine exporter family protein, which yields MDSLHFFLQALASYIAITAFLIVLNVQKQLLVPGGLLGMVVWLLYLVLLGPTNVVIATFIAAIVGSCISQIMSIILKTPSVIFSLAILAPLVPGYRAYLTTTQFVSGSYKEALVNTTTVLTLALVIPIGMASGTVLLQLYRYLQTKSSPEKSI from the coding sequence ATGGATAGTCTTCATTTTTTCTTACAGGCCCTGGCCTCCTATATTGCGATTACCGCCTTTCTCATTGTCCTCAATGTCCAGAAGCAACTGCTGGTTCCCGGTGGTTTATTAGGCATGGTTGTCTGGCTACTTTACCTAGTCCTCCTCGGTCCAACAAATGTTGTCATTGCAACCTTTATTGCTGCCATCGTCGGTTCTTGCATCAGCCAAATCATGAGCATCATCCTCAAAACACCATCAGTTATTTTTTCACTGGCCATCCTAGCACCTCTTGTCCCAGGCTACAGAGCCTATCTGACAACGACACAGTTTGTATCTGGAAGTTACAAAGAAGCCTTGGTCAATACCACCACTGTTCTCACATTAGCCTTAGTCATTCCTATCGGCATGGCCAGCGGAACAGTCTTGCTGCAACTCTATCGCTACCTACAAACGAAATCATCACCAGAAAAGTCTATCTAA
- a CDS encoding MarR family winged helix-turn-helix transcriptional regulator → MPDLSRLLYQIKLADEAVTGLFEKRLGISLTRYQLLQQLLEDYPCSQQTLQEKLQIDRAAITRHLKVLEKNGYISRERNPENQREMLVQPTQLALADLQDQPPAQHLAVKAAMADILSESEEEQLSYLLEKLVSGLQTLPVETVIEEKGE, encoded by the coding sequence ATGCCAGATCTTTCTCGTTTACTTTATCAGATAAAATTAGCTGATGAAGCGGTCACAGGTCTATTTGAAAAACGTTTGGGCATCAGTTTAACTAGGTACCAGCTCCTGCAGCAATTGCTGGAAGACTATCCGTGTTCTCAGCAAACATTACAGGAAAAACTTCAAATTGACCGCGCGGCCATTACCCGTCACCTAAAGGTGTTGGAGAAAAATGGCTATATCAGTAGAGAGCGTAACCCTGAAAATCAAAGGGAAATGCTGGTTCAACCTACCCAGCTTGCTTTGGCTGATTTACAGGACCAACCGCCAGCCCAGCACCTAGCTGTGAAAGCAGCTATGGCAGACATTTTATCCGAGAGTGAAGAAGAACAGTTGAGCTATCTTCTGGAGAAATTAGTTTCTGGTCTTCAAACCCTCCCAGTTGAAACAGTTATTGAAGAAAAAGGAGAATAA
- a CDS encoding DUF1700 domain-containing protein: MNRKEYLQKLEKHLKHLPKEDFQDTLDYFNEFFDEKENDEEAIQELGSPKEAASEILATLYEKERTENKPNTRNMVWLTILAILAAPIGIPLAITLVALFIILLLLILSAFLLLISLWIVLLSLAIAQLLLAFDLLTLSWSSSLLFTGLALICLALTLLGSKFTLDLGSKTFLLVLHWIQRTIRKGDYHERA; encoded by the coding sequence ATGAATCGCAAGGAATATTTACAGAAGCTTGAAAAACATCTCAAACACTTGCCTAAAGAAGATTTTCAAGATACCTTGGACTATTTCAATGAATTTTTCGATGAGAAAGAAAACGACGAAGAAGCTATTCAAGAATTAGGCAGTCCTAAAGAAGCCGCAAGTGAAATTCTAGCGACCCTCTACGAAAAAGAGCGGACGGAAAATAAGCCAAATACCCGCAATATGGTCTGGTTGACCATCCTCGCCATCCTTGCCGCACCAATAGGCATTCCCCTAGCGATTACCCTAGTTGCCCTCTTCATTATCCTACTCCTGCTCATCCTCAGCGCCTTTCTACTCCTTATCTCACTTTGGATTGTCCTCCTCAGTCTAGCAATCGCCCAGCTTCTCCTCGCCTTCGACCTCCTCACACTCTCATGGTCCTCCTCCCTCCTCTTCACAGGGCTAGCCCTCATCTGTTTGGCACTCACCCTCTTGGGTAGTAAATTCACTCTAGACCTTGGAAGCAAAACCTTCTTGCTTGTTTTACACTGGATACAAAGAACCATTCGCAAAGGAGATTATCATGAAAGAGCTTAA